The Nitrosomonas cryotolerans ATCC 49181 genome includes a window with the following:
- the tnpA gene encoding IS200/IS605 family transposase — MQVNNDVITGRHCVFNLHVHLVFVTKHRRDVFSGRVLIDLEEIFKNVCLDFEAELVEFNGEHDHIHLLVNYPPKIAISNLVNSLKGVSSRLIRKKNYPEIKNKLWGNMLWSPSYFAGSCGGAPLSIIKQYIEQQQRPH; from the coding sequence ATACAAGTTAATAACGATGTAATAACAGGAAGACATTGCGTTTTTAATCTTCATGTTCATTTGGTCTTTGTAACAAAACACCGTAGAGATGTTTTCTCCGGAAGGGTATTAATTGATTTGGAAGAAATATTTAAAAACGTGTGTTTGGATTTTGAAGCAGAATTGGTGGAATTTAACGGTGAGCATGATCATATTCACCTTTTAGTTAACTATCCACCAAAAATTGCTATTTCTAACTTGGTAAATAGTTTGAAAGGCGTTTCAAGCCGACTTATTCGCAAAAAGAATTATCCCGAAATTAAAAATAAGCTTTGGGGTAATATGCTTTGGAGTCCAAGCTATTTTGCGGGTAGTTGTGGTGGAGCACCACTCTCGATTATTAAGCAATATATTGAACAACAGCAAAGACCGCATTAA
- a CDS encoding transposase encodes MIRKAFKSRLNPNSDQVQKMVEFAGANWFVWNKALAMNLFRLEQKQPLLWYNELSFWLKLWKSSEDYGFLKTVHSQPLQQALKNLEKAFKDGFDKKQPLKRIPKFKKKGLSDSFRYPQGFKLEQESSKVFLPKIGWVKYRNSRQVIGDVKNMTISRKGGYWYVSIQTEYETELKRHSSTSMIGVDMGVTRFATLSDGSYVEPLNSFRKLSKKLAFEQRKLSKKVRFSANWKKQKQIITRLHERIANARLDFLHKTSTEISKNHAMVVVENLKIGNMSKSAKGSVEKHGKNVKAKSGLNKSILDQGWGMFVSFLEYKQACSGGDVLKVNPQYTSQTCPRCQHVSRDNRKSQSAFECTECGFKANADLVGALNVLERGHRLLACGVETLVSSKKQEPVGSSNTNLLLTA; translated from the coding sequence ATTATACGCAAAGCCTTTAAATCTCGACTCAATCCAAATTCTGACCAAGTACAGAAGATGGTTGAGTTTGCAGGTGCTAATTGGTTTGTTTGGAATAAAGCCTTAGCAATGAATCTGTTCAGATTAGAGCAGAAACAGCCATTGCTTTGGTACAACGAGTTGTCATTTTGGCTAAAGCTATGGAAATCCTCAGAAGATTATGGATTTCTAAAAACCGTTCATTCTCAACCGTTGCAACAAGCCTTAAAAAACTTAGAAAAAGCGTTCAAAGACGGTTTTGATAAAAAACAGCCTTTAAAACGGATTCCAAAATTCAAGAAAAAAGGTTTGAGTGACAGCTTTCGTTATCCACAAGGATTTAAGCTGGAGCAAGAGTCTAGCAAAGTGTTCTTGCCTAAAATCGGTTGGGTGAAATATCGTAATTCACGCCAAGTCATTGGTGACGTTAAAAATATGACGATTTCCCGTAAAGGCGGTTATTGGTACGTGTCGATTCAGACTGAGTACGAGACCGAGCTAAAGCGCCATAGCTCAACCAGTATGATTGGTGTTGATATGGGCGTTACCCGCTTTGCAACCTTGTCAGACGGCTCATACGTAGAACCTTTAAACAGTTTCAGAAAGTTATCAAAGAAACTGGCTTTTGAACAGCGTAAGCTGTCTAAAAAAGTCCGTTTCTCTGCTAACTGGAAAAAGCAGAAACAAATCATTACCCGACTGCATGAGCGTATTGCCAATGCTCGTTTAGACTTCTTACACAAAACCTCAACCGAAATCAGCAAAAATCACGCAATGGTCGTAGTTGAGAATTTAAAGATAGGAAACATGTCTAAGAGTGCCAAGGGCAGTGTTGAAAAGCATGGTAAAAACGTCAAAGCGAAATCGGGTCTAAACAAATCCATTCTTGACCAAGGATGGGGAATGTTTGTTTCGTTTTTGGAGTATAAACAGGCTTGTTCAGGCGGGGATGTATTGAAGGTAAACCCTCAATACACCTCTCAAACCTGCCCTAGATGTCAACATGTTAGTCGTGACAATCGCAAAAGCCAAAGTGCTTTTGAATGTACAGAATGTGGATTTAAAGCCAATGCCGACTTGGTAGGTGCCTTGAATGTACTTGAGCGAGGACATCGCTTGTTAGCCTGTGGAGTTGAAACGTTAGTTTCGTCTAAGAAGCAGGAACCAGTAGGCAGTAGCAATACAAACCTACTCTTAACGGCTTAA
- the nhaC gene encoding Na+/H+ antiporter NhaC produces MIRNKLQPNNANTTGQVPSLLQAGGCFLIVLIMISLGLFVFEVSVHAVIFLALLWVGTQAALLGYAFSDIRGMMNNGISKALPAIYIFMLIGMVIASFMQSGTIASLIYYGMGLLQPTVFLAAGLILCAFMSIATGSSWGTAGTAGVVLMGIGETIGIPLALVAGMVISGATFGDKLSPISDTTNLAAMSAGTDLYRHIHAMLYTTVPAFVIVLIIFILLGLEYSDNLLPKDNIDAIKIALAGAYELNLFITLLPLLLMFGLSIKRVSPEVSMSSSIVLAMIIAIFYQEKDSVSVVNALWLNTAGTTGIENIDILLGRGGIYSMAWTLLLSIMALALGGILHHAGFLSVLLEHIISRIKRISTLIATTIISGFVGNLAMGEAYISIILSCQLFKDSYQKRKLDNAVLSRSVEEGATLTAGLIPWTTTGAFYTATLGISTLEYAPYAFLNLLNPVLSIIMAVFGIGLLQHKIVCSASAK; encoded by the coding sequence ATGATAAGAAATAAATTACAGCCAAATAATGCGAATACTACCGGGCAGGTTCCTTCCTTGTTACAGGCAGGGGGATGTTTTCTGATCGTACTCATCATGATTTCCCTGGGTTTATTTGTTTTTGAAGTCAGCGTGCATGCAGTTATCTTTCTGGCTTTGTTGTGGGTCGGCACACAGGCCGCGCTGCTCGGTTATGCCTTTTCGGATATCCGGGGCATGATGAATAATGGTATCAGCAAAGCATTACCAGCGATTTACATATTCATGTTGATAGGGATGGTAATTGCGAGCTTTATGCAGAGTGGCACTATTGCAAGCCTTATTTATTACGGAATGGGTTTGCTTCAGCCAACAGTATTCCTGGCTGCTGGATTAATTCTGTGTGCTTTTATGTCTATTGCGACAGGGAGCTCCTGGGGGACTGCTGGTACGGCAGGGGTCGTATTAATGGGTATTGGTGAGACGATTGGTATCCCACTAGCGCTGGTTGCCGGCATGGTTATTTCAGGCGCGACTTTTGGTGATAAGCTTTCGCCGATATCGGATACGACCAATCTTGCCGCCATGAGTGCGGGAACGGACCTCTATCGTCATATTCACGCCATGTTATATACCACGGTACCTGCGTTTGTTATTGTTCTGATAATTTTTATATTATTGGGTCTGGAATATTCAGACAATTTACTACCTAAAGATAATATTGATGCCATTAAAATTGCATTGGCCGGTGCCTATGAGTTAAATCTGTTCATTACATTACTCCCACTATTGTTGATGTTCGGGTTAAGTATCAAAAGAGTTTCTCCTGAGGTAAGTATGTCTTCCAGTATTGTACTTGCGATGATTATTGCTATTTTTTATCAGGAAAAAGACAGCGTTAGTGTCGTTAATGCGTTATGGCTGAATACTGCAGGCACGACCGGGATAGAAAATATCGATATTTTATTGGGGCGTGGTGGTATTTATAGTATGGCGTGGACACTGCTGTTATCAATAATGGCATTGGCGCTGGGTGGTATTTTACATCATGCAGGGTTCTTAAGCGTATTGTTGGAACATATTATTAGTCGTATCAAACGTATCAGTACATTGATTGCGACGACAATCATTTCGGGGTTTGTGGGTAATCTGGCCATGGGCGAGGCCTATATATCAATTATTCTCAGCTGCCAATTATTCAAAGATTCGTATCAGAAACGGAAATTGGATAACGCGGTGTTATCCCGTTCGGTGGAAGAGGGGGCTACCTTAACCGCCGGGCTGATTCCCTGGACGACAACCGGTGCATTCTATACAGCGACACTGGGAATTTCCACCCTGGAGTATGCGCCGTATGCATTTCTGAATCTTCTTAATCCTGTCCTTTCAATTATAATGGCTGTTTTTGGTATAGGGTTGCTGCAGCATAAAATCGTTTGCTCTGCCTCAGCTAAGTAA
- the motA gene encoding flagellar motor stator protein MotA, translating to MLVSIGYIVIIISVFGGFALAGGHLASLWQPVELLMIGGAAIGAFIVGNSGKAIKATLKALPRVFKGSKYTKALYMELMTLLYEILGRIRREGLMSIESDIDDPTNSPLFAKYPAILSDHHVTEFITDYLRLMAGGNLNPLEIENLMDSELETHHQEEEIPIHTIAKIAEGLPAFGIVAAVMGVVHTMESVHLPPAQLGILIAAALVGTFLGILLAYGFVSPLAGKLEQQLHESSKLLECIKITLLANLNGYAPVMAIEFGRKVLFTTERPSFMELEAHVKQSKSK from the coding sequence ATGCTGGTTTCTATCGGATATATAGTCATAATTATTTCTGTATTTGGTGGTTTTGCACTTGCCGGGGGGCATCTAGCTTCGTTATGGCAACCGGTTGAATTACTCATGATTGGTGGTGCTGCAATCGGCGCATTTATCGTTGGCAACTCAGGAAAGGCAATTAAAGCCACATTAAAAGCATTGCCTCGTGTGTTTAAAGGGTCCAAATACACCAAAGCCCTATACATGGAACTAATGACCCTGCTATACGAGATTCTGGGAAGAATACGTAGAGAGGGGTTGATGTCAATTGAAAGCGACATTGATGACCCCACTAACAGCCCATTATTTGCCAAATATCCTGCAATTCTTTCCGATCACCATGTTACTGAATTTATTACTGACTATTTGCGGCTCATGGCGGGCGGTAATCTCAACCCACTTGAAATCGAGAATCTAATGGATAGCGAGTTAGAAACGCATCATCAGGAAGAAGAAATTCCCATCCATACTATCGCAAAAATAGCGGAGGGATTACCCGCTTTCGGTATTGTTGCAGCCGTTATGGGCGTTGTTCACACTATGGAATCCGTTCATCTTCCACCTGCCCAGCTAGGCATATTGATTGCCGCTGCATTAGTAGGCACTTTCCTGGGTATTCTGCTCGCTTATGGCTTTGTCAGCCCTTTAGCTGGAAAACTCGAACAACAATTACATGAGTCGAGCAAATTACTTGAATGCATCAAAATTACACTCCTCGCTAATCTTAATGGCTATGCACCTGTTATGGCGATAGAATTTGGCAGGAAAGTGCTCTTTACTACCGAACGACCATCGTTTATGGAATTGGAAGCACATGTTAAACAAAGCAAATCCAAATAA